Proteins from one Primulina huaijiensis isolate GDHJ02 chromosome 18, ASM1229523v2, whole genome shotgun sequence genomic window:
- the LOC140964905 gene encoding large ribosomal subunit protein eL27y-like: MVKFLKPNKAVILLQGKFAGHKATIVKNFYDGARDRAYGHCLVAGIAKYPSKVIRKDSANKQAKKSRVKSFIKVVNYNHIMPTRYTLDVDLKDVVSADALASRDKKVTACKGIKARFEERFKTGKNRWFFSKLRF, translated from the coding sequence ATGGTGAAATTCCTGAAGCCGAACAAGGCGGTGATCCTCCTTCAGGGCAAGTTCGCCGGTCACAAAGCCACTATAGTGAAAAACTTCTATGACGGCGCCCGCGACCGCGCCTATGGCCACTGCCTAGTTGCTGGAATCGCGAAATACCCTAGCAAGGTTATCCGCAAGGACTCCGCCAATAAGCAGGCCAAGAAATCTCGTGTCAAGTCCTTCATCAAGGTCGTGAACTACAATCACATCATGCCAACGCGTTACACGCTTGACGTGGATCTTAAGGACGTGGTTTCCGCGGATGCTCTTGCTTCACGTGACAAAAAGGTGACGGCTTGTAAGGGGATCAAGGCTCGGTTCGAGGAAAGGTTTAAGACCGGCAAGAATCGTTGGTTTTTCTCCAAGCTCAGGTTTTGA
- the LOC140964769 gene encoding uncharacterized protein — MVMAKAARGRPRSLSRSRSGSSSRSGSYSGSGSGSGSGSSSRSRSRSKSFSSSSSRSRSGSSRSRSPAPPRKSPAEGAKRGRSPPPPPAKKTSPPPRKASPIPESLVLHVDQLSRNVNENHLKEIFGNFGEVVNVRLAIDHVVNLPKGFAYIEFKIRGDAEKAQLHMDGAQIDGKVVRAKFTLPERKKPSSPPKAAATTSRRDASKPDAAADADKDGPKRRREPSPRRKPLSPPRRSPVARRASPIARRGSPRREPDSPPPLPPPPPPPRRRADSPGRRRADSPFRRGNSPPPRRRPTSPVRGRSPNSPPRRLRSPPRGSPRRVRGSPVRRRSPLPPRRRSPRHARSPPRRSPIVRRRSRSPIRRPARSRSRSLSPRRGRGPPARHVRSKSYSSSPSPRRAQRRVSRSRSPKRAIRGRSGSSTTSSSSSPPPPPRKP, encoded by the exons ATGGTAATGGCGAAAGCCGCCCGTGGCCGCCCCCGCTCGCTGTCCCGTTCAAGGTCAGGCTCTTCCTCCCGTTCAGGCTCTTACTCCGGCTCAGGCTCAGGCTCAGGCTCAGGCTCCAGTTCGAGGTCGCGCTCCCGCTCTAAATCTTTCTCCTCGTCTTCCTCTCGTTCCCGCAGCGGCAGTTCTCGTAGCCGTAGCCCTGCTCCTCCCCGGAAGAG TCCTGCAGAAGGAGCAAAACGAGGTCGTTCACCGCCGCCACCACCTGCTAAGAAAACTTCCCCACCTCCTAG GAAGGCTTCTCCAATTCCAGAATCTCTTGTTCTACATGTTGACCAGCTCAGTAGGAATGTGAATGAAAACCATTTGAAAGAAATATTTG GTAACTTTGGTGAAGTTGTGAATGTGCGACTGGCAATCGATCATGTT GTTAACCTTCCGAAGGGATTTGCATACATTGAGTTCAAGATTCGGGGGGACGCCGAAAAAGCTCAATTACACATGGATGGT GCCCAAATTGATGGCAAAGTTGTTCGAGCCAAATTTACATTACCTGAACGAAAGAAGCCATCCTCACCTCCTAAAGCTGCTGCTACCACATCGAGGAGAGATGCTTCAAAACCTGATGCTGCTGCAGATGCTGACAAAGATGGACCAAAGAGGCGGAGAGAAC CATCTCCCCGCCGGAAACCACTTTCTCCTCCTCGAAGATCTCCTGTGGCACGAAGAGCTTCTCCTATTGCACGAAGAGGTTCTCCCAGAAGGGAGCCAGATTCTCCTCCTCctcttcctcctcctcctccccCTCCCCGTCGACGTGCTGACTCTCCAGGTCGTCGTCGAGCTGATTCTCCCTTTAGAAGAGGTAACTCACCACCTCCTAGGAGAAGGCCTACATCCCCTGTCAGAGGCCGTTCACCCAATTCACCACCAAGGCGTCTTAGATCACCTCCTAG AGGTTCTCCGCGACGGGTGCGTGGAAGTCCTGTTCGACGCCGTTCTCCACTTCCTCCTAGGCGCCG ATCTCCAAGGCACGCTCGAAGTCCTCCTAGAAGGTCTCCAATTGTCCGCCGACGTAGTCGTTCACCTATAAGGAGGCCAGCTCGTTCGCGATCAAGATCCTTGTCTCCTAGAAG AGGTCGTGGACCACCGGCCAGACACGTTAGATcgaaatcatattcttcatcgCCTAGCCCACGCCGG GCGCAACGAAGGGTGTCAAGGAGCCGCAGCCCTAAAAG GGCAATAAGAGGAAGAAGTGGCAGCAGCAccaccagcagcagcagttctccaccaccacctcctcgTAAGCCTTAA
- the LOC140965229 gene encoding uncharacterized protein codes for MAILLHSSSPITKPSTENGGKSSGFRARVPKFQSFPLSKGFSKVSSSTQIAFAPKDIVFTLPKWRSGRNDIKTRELRLNDAFLYLEYMVGKGHKPDVTNATQLLYDLCKFNKLRTATRVMEMIVRSGSIPDAASYTCLVDHLCKRGSVGHAMQLVEKMEEYGYPTNTVTCNSLVRGLCMRGNLHQSLQIVERLMQKGLVPNAFTYSILLEAAYKESGVDEARRLLDNIILKGGNLNLVSYNVILTGLCKEGKVEEAMQLFRDLPEKGYNPNVVSCNILLRSLCHEGCWQEANELLAEMVGDDRSPSIVTYNILIGSLSLHGRTDQALEVLDELFRDGRFQPNAASYNPVISSLCKAKKVDSVVKCLDQMAYRNCSPNEGTYNAIARFCKEGMVQEAFSIIQSLRNKQDSTIHDFYRTVITSLCKKGNTYPAFQLLYEMTLCGFNPDSYTYSSLIRGLCIERMLYAAMDVLRVMEEYGHRPGVDNFNTLVLGLCKCGRTDLSIEVVEMMIGKGYVPLETTYTILIEGIIHEDEKEMAGAVLKELNVKRVVGRNTVDRLTMQYDLEGLVMHVG; via the coding sequence atGGCTATTCTCTTGCATTCATCATCTCCTATAACCAAACCATCTACAGAAAACGGAGGAAAATCTTCTGGGTTTCGAGCCCGTGTACCCAAATTTCAGTCTTTCCCACTCAGTAAGGGTTTTTCTAAAGTATCGTCTTCAACCCAGATAGCCTTTGCTCCAAAAGATATCGTTTTTACTCTACCCAAATGGAGGTCTGGTAGGAATGACATAAAAACCAGAGAACTCAGGCTGAACGACGCATTCCTGTATTTGGAGTATATGGTGGGGAAAGGCCACAAGCCTGACGTTACTAATGCCACTCAGCTTTTGTATGATCTTTGTAAGTTTAATAAGCTAAGAACAGCTACTAGAGTCATGGAGATGATTGTTAGGTCCGGTAGTATTCCGGATGCGGCTTCCTATACATGTTTGGTTGATCATTTGTGTAAGAGGGGGAGTGTTGGACATGCTATGCAGCTAGTCGAAAAAATGGAGGAATATGGGTACCCTACTAATACAGTTACTTGTAATTCTCTTGTTAGAGGGCTTTGTATGCGCGGAAATTTGCATCAAAGTTTGCAGATTGTGGAAAGATTGATGCAAAAGGGGTTGGTCCCTAATGCATTTACTTATTCAATCTTGCTTGAGGCTGCATACAAAGAGAGCGGGGTTGATGAAGCTAGGAGATTGTTggataatattattttgaaaggtGGGAATCTGAATCTGGTGAGTTATAATGTTATACTGACTGGTTTGTGCAAAGAAGGTAAAGTTGAGGAGGCAATGCAACTTTTTCGTGATTTGCCCGAGAAGGGATATAACCCAAACGTTGTGAGCTGTAACATCTTGTTGAGAAGCTTGTGCCATGAGGGATGTTGGCAAGAGGCGAATGAGCTTCTTGCAGAGATGGTGGGTGACGATCGTTCCCCATCTATAGTGACGTATAATATACTGATTGGCTCACTTTCACTTCATGGTCGAACCGATCAGGCCCTCGAAGTTTTGGATGAGTTGTTTAGAGATGGCCGGTTCCAGCCCAATGCTGCAAGTTACAACCCTGTTATTTCTTCCCTTTGCAAGGCAAAGAAGGTAGATTCTGTCGTTAAGTGTCTAGACCAAATGGCATATAGAAATTGTAGCCCAAACGAGGGTACATACAATGCTATAGCCAGGTTTTGTAAGGAAGGAATGGTCCAAGAAGCATTTTCAATCATACAGAGTTTGAGAAATAAACAGGACTCCACAATTCATGACTTTTACAGAACGGTGATCACAAGTTTATGTAAGAAAGGAAACACTTATCCGGCATTTCAATTACTTTACGAAATGACTTTGTGTGGTTTCAACCCAGATTCTTACACGTATTCTTCGCTTATTAGAGGACTGTGTATTGAGAGAATGCTTTATGCTGCCATGGATGTGCTTAGAGTCATGGAAGAATACGGCCATCGTCCTGGTGTTGACAATTTCAATACACTTGTTCTTGGATTGTGCAAATGTGGAAGAACAGATTTATCTATTGAGGTGGTTGAGATGATGATTGGAAAGGGATACGTTCCTCTTGAGACTACCTATACCATTTTGATTGAAGGGATTATCCATGAAGATGAAAAGGAGATGGCCGGAGCGGTTTTGAAGGAGCTGAATGTCAAACGAGTTGTGGGTCGGAACACAGTGGATAGGCTCACCATGCAGTATGATCTTGAAGGATTGGTTATGCACGTGGGTTGA
- the LOC140965086 gene encoding uncharacterized protein: MARIGRCSLLIPAILSSLPLESSLLSQWPYFSKTSHSMLILKRRFSAAKISMSLRAGIVGLPNVGKSTLFNAVVENGKAQAANFPFCTIEPNVGIVAVPDPRLNVLSELSKSQRTVPASIEFVDIAGLVKGASQGEGLGNKFLSHIREVDSIIQVVRCFEDNDIVHVSGKVDPKSDIDVINLELAFSDLDQVDKRIDKLKKGKARDPQSKMKEEAEKSALEKIQQALMVGKPARSVSLTDFQKDAVRHLCLLTMKPIIYVANVAESDLAEPGINHHVKDVTNLASELQSGLITISAQVEAELTELPPEERTEYLKSLGVDESGLGNLIRATYSLLGLRTYFTSGEKETKAWTIRSGMTAPQAAGVIHSDFERGFIRAETVAYNDFVTAGSLAAAREKGLLRSEGKDYVVQEGDVMLFRFNV, from the exons ATGGCGAGAATCGGGCGATGCTCTCTGCTGATTCCTGCAATATTGTCATCCCTACCTCTCGAGTCCTCTCTTCTTTCACAATGGCCATACTTTTCAAAAACATCGCATTCCATGCTGATTCTTAAGCGGCGGTTCTCTGCGGCCAAGATAAGCATGAGCTTGAGGGCCGGCATCGTCGGACTCCCTAATGTTGGGAAATCTACTTTATTCAACGCAGTG GTTGAGAACGGCAAAGCTCAAGCTGCAAATTTTCCCTTCTGCACTATTGAACCTAATGTCGGGATTGTTGCTGTTCCAGATCCACGCCTGAATGTACTTTCTGAGCTTAGTAAGTCTCAACGAACAGTCCCAGCATCCATAGAGTTTGTTGATATTGCTGGGCTCGTAAAGGGAGCCAGTCAAGGGGAG GGGTTGGGAAATAAATTCTTGTCACACATTCGTGAAGTGGACTCCATAATTCAG GTTGTTCGCTGTTTTGAAGATAACGACATTGTTCATGTCAGCGGAAAAGTTGATCCAAAATCAGATATTGATGTGATCAATTTAGAATTGGCCTTTTCTGATTTAGATCAG GTTGACAAAAGAATAGACAAACTCAAAAAAGGTAAAGCTAGAGATCCACAATCCAAAATGAAG GAGGAGGCAGAGAAGTCTGCTCTTGAAAAGATCCAACAGGCACTGATGGTCGGAAAACCAGCACGATCAGTGTCTTTAACTGATTTTCAGAAGGATGCAGTAAGGCATCTTTGTTTGCTTACAATGAAACCTATCATATATGTCGCAAATGTGGCAGAATCTGACCTAGCTGAGCCTGGAATCAATCACCATGTGAAAGATGTGACGAATCTTGCTTCTGAATTGCAATCTGGACTAATTACTATCTCAGCACAG GTTGAAGCCGAGCTTACTGAACTTCCACCAGAAGAAAGGACCGAGTATTTGAAGTCTCTTGGAGTCGATGAAAGTGGCCTAGGAAATCTCATAAGGGCAACATACAGCCTTCTAGGTCTGCGTACTTATTTTACTTCTGGCGAGAAG GAAACAAAAGCTTGGACCATACGATCGG GGATGACTGCGCCTCAAGCAGCTGGGGTCATACATTCAGACTTTGAGAGGGGCTTTATTCGAGCAGAGACT GTTGCTTACAATGATTTTGTCACTGCTGGTTCATTAGCAGCTGCAAGGGAGAAAGGACTT TTGAGATCAGAGGGAAAAGATTATGTTGTACAAGAAGGGGATGTGATGCTATTCCGGTTTAACGTATGA
- the LOC140963803 gene encoding uncharacterized protein, whose amino-acid sequence MASAACVNSIAMSPENFPECALTRFPSYEWLSPGISSSLEFPEEDASKTAVTKSSGRNRAASENTDAEKKEDSDPGISGEGFVDFEFRLEDPVVMLPADELFCNGKLVPLQFSSIHQPITSAPVLSEIRSRESPKFLRTTEISSTDPNLFSPKAPRCSSRWKEFIGLKKLYQNSKGKQEDRKTPSLLSSNHGNRNSARGLKNLLHCSTRSSLNASIDSSLSLPLLKELDNESVSISSRLSLSSSSSGHDHDDLPRLSLDSDKPRTATRTSHKTTKSITRARVVKHRTSSSENPTATRAGRSSTRKASESTIPASGVSVDSPRMNPSGKIVFHGLERSSSSPSSLNGCARYKHRGIERSYSANFRVTPVLNVPVCSLRGSSKSVVFGFSLFSTQQKKECGINGGGNRTQQNLCKNRTDRS is encoded by the coding sequence ATGGCTTCTGCAGCTTGCGTGAATAGCATCGCAATGTCGCCGGAGAATTTTCCGGAGTGTGCTCTAACTAGGTTTCCGTCGTACGAGTGGTTGAGCCCAGGAATCTCATCGAGTCTCGAGTTTCCAGAAGAAGATGCCTCCAAAACCGCGGTTACTAAGTCTTCCGGGAGAAATCGAGCGGCATCGGAGAATACTGATGCGGAGAAAAAGGAAGATTCAGATCCGGGAATCTCCGGCGAAGGCTTCGTGGATTTCGAGTTTCGTCTGGAAGATCCAGTCGTGATGCTTCCCGCCGATGAGCTGTTCTGCAACGGTAAGTTGGTCCCGTTGCAGTTCTCCTCAATCCACCAGCCAATAACATCAGCTCCAGTCTTATCCGAGATCCGGTCGCGCGAATCACCGAAGTTTCTGCGGACAACGGAGATTTCCTCGACGGATCCTAACTTGTTTTCTCCGAAGGCGCCGAGATGCTCGAGCCGATGGAAAGAGTTTATTGGCTTGAAAAAACTATATCAGAACAGCAAAGGGAAACAAGAGGATCGCAAAACGCCGTCGCTATTGTCCTCTAATCACGGCAACCGAAATTCCGCCAGAGGTCTTAAAAACCTTCTTCATTGCAGCACAAGATCATCACTTAATGCATCCATCGATTCTTCCTTAAGCCTTCCACTGCTGAAGGAGTTGGATAACGAGTCGGTGTCTATTTCCTCACGGCTATCGCTCTCGTCTTCTTCATCAGGCCATGACCACGATGATCTCCCAAGACTCTCGCTCGATTCCGACAAGCCAAGGACTGCCACTCGCACTTCTCATAAAACCACCAAAAGCATTACTAGAGCTCGGGTAGTTAAGCACAGGACGTCGTCATCAGAGAACCCAACGGCGACACGAGCTGGCCGAAGTTCAACCCGGAAGGCATCGGAATCCACCATCCCCGCTAGCGGCGTTTCTGTGGATAGCCCTCGAATGAACCCGTCCGGGAAAATCGTGTTTCATGGGTTGGAGAGAAGTTCCAGCAGTCCAAGCTCTTTGAATGGTTGCGCCCGCTACAAGCATCGAGGAATAGAGAGATCGTATTCGGCAAATTTTCGTGTGACTCCGGTTCTCAATGTACCGGTTTGCTCACTTCGAGGCTCTTCGAAATCCGTTGTTTTTGGGTTCTCGTTGTTCTCCACGCAACAGAAGAAAGAATGCGGCATTAATGGCGGTGGAAACAGAACTCAGCAGAATCTCTGCAAGAACCGTACTGATCGATCTTGA